Proteins from one Terriglobia bacterium genomic window:
- a CDS encoding YggS family pyridoxal phosphate-dependent enzyme has product MPVSDNIAEIRRRVAAAAARVRRRPEEITLMAVSKTVEPERIRQAYAAGVRVFGENRVQEFAEKSEALRDLKEAEWHLIGHLQSNKARKAAESFHAVDSVDSLRLAEKLNDAAKQIGKTLDVLIEIKVGTEESKAGIPPGSPELEELLRGAAGLEHLQIRGLMSIPPHTEDPAGARPYFRLLRDLRDTIAGRRLPRVAMDVLSMGMSHDFEVAIEEGSTCVRVGTAIFGERPKPPQ; this is encoded by the coding sequence ATGCCGGTTTCGGACAACATTGCGGAAATTCGCCGGCGCGTTGCCGCTGCCGCGGCGCGCGTCAGGCGCAGACCGGAAGAGATCACGCTCATGGCGGTGAGCAAGACGGTGGAGCCGGAGCGGATACGGCAAGCTTACGCGGCGGGCGTCCGCGTGTTCGGCGAGAACCGCGTGCAGGAGTTCGCGGAGAAGTCCGAAGCCTTGCGCGATTTGAAAGAAGCCGAGTGGCATTTGATCGGACACTTGCAAAGCAACAAAGCCAGGAAAGCCGCCGAGAGTTTTCACGCTGTGGATTCGGTGGACTCGCTGCGGCTGGCAGAAAAACTCAACGACGCGGCGAAGCAGATTGGGAAGACGCTGGACGTGCTGATTGAAATCAAAGTGGGCACGGAAGAGTCTAAGGCAGGCATTCCGCCGGGTTCGCCCGAGTTGGAAGAGTTGCTCCGCGGCGCCGCGGGCCTGGAACACCTGCAGATTCGCGGCTTGATGAGCATCCCACCGCATACTGAAGATCCCGCCGGAGCGCGTCCTTACTTCCGCCTGCTGCGCGACTTGCGTGACACCATCGCCGGCCGCAGGCTGCCGCGCGTCGCCATGGACGTGCTGTCCATGGGCATGTCGCACGACTTTGAAGTGGCCATCGAAGAAGGGTCCACGTGCGTGCGCGTGGGGACGGCGATTTTCGGGGAGAGACCGAAACCTCCACAATGA
- a CDS encoding ComF family protein, translated as MERALVSAAESLFSVVFPADCRICRSPLTGISALPVCEPCLAAITPLDGILCSACGEKLFSHAFAGDAGPLCGLCQRVPPRFRRAVAYGAYQGSFRDLIHLFKYQQVRPAAKTLARFLDIAVAELKLTANVVVIPVPLWPGKRHARGFNQAEEIARAFVRFPAASAGIQLETSALSLETAALIRKRETASQTGLTRPQRRANVRGAFAVVQREKVKGQTILIVDDVMTTGTTAGECARVLLRAGAKEVYVATVARATKELGNGPGVRQNGLSAVAAAVSSGR; from the coding sequence GTGGAACGGGCGCTTGTCTCCGCGGCGGAAAGTCTGTTTTCCGTCGTGTTTCCCGCCGATTGCCGCATCTGCCGCTCTCCTCTTACTGGAATTTCCGCGCTGCCCGTATGCGAGCCTTGTCTCGCCGCGATTACGCCATTGGACGGGATCCTGTGCAGCGCTTGCGGCGAAAAGCTGTTCAGCCATGCCTTTGCCGGCGACGCCGGTCCGCTTTGCGGGCTGTGCCAGCGCGTGCCTCCGCGCTTTCGGCGCGCGGTGGCTTACGGTGCTTATCAAGGTTCGTTCCGCGACCTGATTCATCTGTTCAAGTACCAGCAAGTGAGGCCCGCAGCCAAGACGCTGGCGCGTTTTCTGGATATTGCCGTTGCCGAACTGAAATTGACCGCGAATGTCGTGGTCATCCCTGTTCCGCTATGGCCGGGCAAGCGGCACGCTCGCGGTTTCAATCAGGCAGAAGAGATTGCCCGGGCCTTTGTTCGCTTCCCGGCGGCATCGGCCGGCATCCAATTAGAAACCTCTGCGCTCAGCTTGGAAACTGCTGCGCTCATCAGGAAACGCGAAACGGCGTCGCAAACCGGGCTGACGCGCCCGCAGCGTCGCGCCAACGTGCGCGGAGCTTTTGCCGTAGTCCAGCGCGAGAAGGTCAAAGGACAGACCATCCTGATCGTGGACGACGTAATGACCACCGGCACCACGGCCGGCGAATGCGCGCGCGTATTGCTGCGCGCCGGAGCGAAAGAGGTTTATGTGGCCACGGTTGCGCGGGCCACCAAAGAGTTGGGCAACGGACCGGGCGTTAGGCAGAACGGCCTTTCGGCCGTGGCAGCCGCCGTTTCCTCGGGGAGGTAA
- a CDS encoding insulinase family protein: protein MTKSSIAKQKWLSAILACIALFTAAAAAQTFDVKTTTLKNGMKVLVQEDHTIPNVAMYTFYRIGSRNERPGTTGISHFFEHMMFNGAKKYGPGEFDRTMEAAGGSNNAYTSRDVTVYQDWFPRSAMELTFDLEADRIENLSFDPKVIASERGVVASERRTSVDANNFGILFEQLYATAYTAHPYQWPVVGWMVDIENWTMDDLKHHFEMGYSPSNATLVVVGDVTADEIFQFAQKKLEPIPSHAPPPKVTTAEPEQMGERRVTVKKYAQLPILMIAYHVPEAASPDYYALSLLQTILFSGQSSRMYQRVVDKDQLAISVNGGFGTSFDPTLFNITSQPKAGVDPLAVEKAVYEELERVKKEEVTDQELEKAKNIVLATFYRQMSTINGRANTLGTYEVFFGDYHKLFTAVDSFNKVSKADLQRVAQKYFGEKNRTVAMLIPEKAEAPK, encoded by the coding sequence ATGACAAAGTCCTCTATCGCCAAGCAAAAATGGTTGTCTGCGATCCTGGCATGCATTGCGCTGTTCACCGCCGCGGCTGCGGCGCAGACCTTTGACGTAAAGACCACCACGCTCAAGAACGGAATGAAAGTGCTGGTTCAGGAAGACCACACGATTCCCAACGTGGCCATGTACACGTTTTACCGCATCGGGTCGCGCAACGAGCGCCCCGGGACCACGGGCATCTCGCACTTCTTTGAGCACATGATGTTCAACGGCGCCAAGAAGTACGGTCCGGGAGAATTTGACCGCACCATGGAGGCCGCGGGCGGCTCCAACAACGCCTACACCAGCCGCGATGTCACGGTGTACCAGGACTGGTTCCCGCGTTCGGCCATGGAGCTGACCTTTGACCTGGAGGCCGACCGCATCGAAAACCTGAGTTTTGATCCCAAGGTGATTGCATCCGAGCGCGGCGTGGTGGCGTCCGAGCGGCGCACGTCCGTGGATGCCAACAATTTCGGCATCCTCTTTGAGCAGCTTTATGCCACGGCCTACACCGCGCATCCCTACCAATGGCCGGTCGTGGGCTGGATGGTGGACATTGAAAACTGGACCATGGACGACCTGAAACACCACTTCGAGATGGGCTACTCGCCCAGCAACGCGACTCTGGTGGTCGTCGGCGACGTGACGGCGGATGAGATCTTTCAATTCGCACAGAAGAAGCTGGAGCCGATCCCCTCGCACGCGCCGCCGCCCAAGGTCACCACGGCCGAGCCTGAGCAGATGGGCGAGCGCCGCGTCACGGTGAAGAAATACGCGCAGCTGCCGATCCTGATGATCGCCTACCACGTGCCAGAGGCAGCTTCGCCGGATTATTACGCGCTGAGCCTGCTACAGACGATCCTGTTTAGCGGGCAGAGTTCGCGCATGTACCAGCGCGTCGTGGACAAAGACCAACTGGCCATCAGTGTGAATGGCGGATTTGGGACTTCATTTGATCCCACATTGTTCAATATTACGTCGCAACCCAAGGCCGGCGTGGACCCGCTGGCGGTGGAGAAGGCGGTGTACGAAGAACTGGAGCGCGTGAAGAAAGAGGAAGTCACGGACCAGGAACTTGAAAAAGCCAAAAACATCGTCCTGGCCACCTTTTACCGGCAGATGAGCACCATCAACGGTCGAGCCAACACGCTGGGCACCTATGAAGTGTTCTTTGGCGACTATCACAAACTGTTTACCGCCGTGGACAGCTTCAACAAGGTCAGCAAGGCGGACCTGCAGCGCGTGGCGCAAAAGTATTTTGGCGAGAAGAACCGCACTGTGGCCATGCTGATTCCGGAAAAAGCGGAAGCGCCCAAATAA
- a CDS encoding aminoglycoside phosphotransferase family protein, giving the protein MPETVLDQVLVDLKESASTFYPGSGELHNLRVVGHAPKHDHFVYELCADFAGGVERMAVKVYRPGKKSAQAKDRARQENANLLYAHESLSRKKVAGVPRPLGDFSRLGAVVTAKVSGLPLQSMIMKAALLPGSAAGNVAAAARHAGEWLRRFHKATAQVPPPFDGGAVMSRLEALCADCREQGLDEGSIQMVLSGARAALTRIKKPLPNSAVLGEFTPLNVMVTEDGAGFSDFSNLQRQSASLEDVAQFVASVEELEKYPFCDRNITCGVQESFLAAYGATPAESALLPVLKIKALLETLAQGRRGDENRHRKRVMWANIMRKFIRQAAQRSLEPAAA; this is encoded by the coding sequence ATGCCAGAAACGGTTTTGGACCAGGTACTTGTTGATCTGAAGGAAAGCGCATCAACTTTTTATCCCGGCTCCGGCGAGCTGCACAACCTGCGCGTGGTGGGTCACGCGCCCAAGCACGACCATTTTGTTTACGAACTGTGCGCGGACTTTGCCGGCGGCGTGGAGCGAATGGCGGTCAAGGTTTACCGGCCGGGCAAGAAAAGCGCGCAAGCCAAAGATCGGGCAAGGCAGGAGAACGCCAACCTGCTGTACGCACATGAATCATTATCGCGGAAAAAAGTTGCCGGCGTGCCGCGTCCTCTGGGCGACTTCAGCCGGCTGGGCGCGGTGGTGACCGCCAAGGTTTCCGGGCTGCCTCTGCAATCCATGATCATGAAAGCGGCGCTGCTGCCGGGATCGGCGGCGGGCAACGTTGCTGCGGCAGCACGCCATGCCGGCGAGTGGCTGCGGCGTTTCCACAAAGCGACCGCGCAAGTCCCTCCACCGTTCGACGGCGGCGCGGTGATGTCCCGCCTGGAAGCTCTTTGCGCAGATTGCCGTGAACAAGGCCTGGACGAAGGCTCCATCCAGATGGTGCTCAGCGGCGCTCGCGCAGCGCTGACGCGAATCAAGAAGCCTTTGCCCAACTCCGCCGTGCTGGGCGAATTCACTCCGCTCAATGTCATGGTGACCGAAGACGGCGCCGGGTTCAGCGACTTCTCCAATTTGCAGCGTCAAAGCGCGTCTCTCGAAGACGTGGCGCAGTTCGTGGCCTCAGTGGAAGAGCTGGAAAAATATCCTTTCTGCGACCGCAACATCACCTGCGGCGTCCAGGAAAGTTTCCTTGCCGCTTATGGGGCGACGCCGGCGGAGTCCGCGCTGCTGCCCGTGCTCAAGATCAAAGCCCTGCTGGAAACCCTGGCCCAGGGCCGCCGTGGCGACGAGAACCGCCACCGTAAGAGAGTCATGTGGGCCAACATCATGCGGAAATTCATTCGCCAGGCGGCGCAGCGGTCGCTGGAGCCGGCCGCGGCTTAG
- a CDS encoding DUF167 domain-containing protein codes for MIPIQESVKGVTFAVKVHPRARKNAITGTVGDALKLALTAPPVEGKANHAVIEFFAELFAISRSSVTIASGETSRNKVIRIGGVSADAVRRRLQQSL; via the coding sequence ATGATCCCCATCCAGGAAAGCGTGAAAGGCGTGACGTTCGCGGTGAAGGTCCATCCGCGCGCCCGCAAGAATGCCATCACCGGCACGGTGGGCGACGCACTGAAGCTGGCCTTGACGGCGCCGCCGGTGGAAGGCAAAGCCAACCATGCGGTGATTGAATTCTTTGCTGAATTGTTTGCAATTTCGCGATCGTCCGTTACCATAGCCAGCGGCGAAACCAGCCGGAACAAGGTGATTCGCATTGGCGGAGTTAGCGCAGACGCCGTGCGGCGTCGCCTGCAACAGAGCCTGTAA
- a CDS encoding oligopeptide transporter, OPT family: MEKSAAPEFKPYVPAEEIRPEFTFRAIFFGGLFGVIFGAVTVYVGLRAGLTVAASIPIAVLSITILRALGKASILENNIVQTAGSAGESVAGGVIFTLPALIFLGFPLEQFRIFLLALIGGCLGVCFMIPLRRQLIVKEHGNLLYPEGTACADVLIAGDKGGSFASRVFAGLGLGGVYTLFANGNLFAAWPGTPTYNPKWYPGSSIRADVTSEYLGVGYIIGPRIAGIIFAGGVFAWMVVMPTIKFFGSHVTGPIYPSTIPIADMTPDLLWARYIRPMGAGAVAAAGLITLLKTLPTIVAALRAGAKDLAAGSAGAAGQRRTERDLSLKWALIGAAVLMLLMWAMLTFKPVPGAQTSVLNNLLAAVLVVVFGFLFVTVSSRITGLIGTSSNPISGMAIATLMATCAMFLVMGWTAPAFFALAISIGGVVCIASANAGNTSQDLKTGFLVGATPAKQQLALIIGVAVSVAAIGFTLIGMDKTLEEFQAANIEVNISSLPQGVSLDTTKFERTKVPITDADGKLTGKEMSVQGMQVLNALNSTTVPDGSYFYNPQSGKIEIQWVHGIGSRKAAAPQARLMATVINGILTRKLPWGLILLGVFLVIAVEILGIRSLSFAVGFYIPISTTLAIFCGGLVRWLVDRAAKKAGEKAEDSDVSPGSLYASGLIAAGGVVGLLGIAVKYMAIKKWIPDGVLAFTNFMPALADAQWLAALMFAVLMFSLYYFARKPLEGEKK, from the coding sequence ATGGAAAAGTCTGCAGCACCGGAATTTAAACCGTACGTGCCGGCGGAAGAAATACGGCCGGAATTTACATTTCGCGCCATCTTCTTCGGAGGTTTGTTCGGTGTTATTTTCGGCGCCGTAACGGTTTACGTGGGCTTGCGCGCAGGACTGACGGTGGCCGCTTCCATTCCGATTGCGGTGCTTTCCATCACGATTCTGCGGGCGCTGGGCAAAGCCAGCATTCTGGAAAACAATATTGTCCAGACGGCCGGCTCCGCCGGCGAATCGGTGGCCGGCGGCGTTATTTTTACTCTTCCTGCCCTGATCTTTCTCGGCTTTCCTCTTGAGCAGTTTCGTATTTTCCTGCTTGCCTTGATCGGCGGCTGCCTGGGCGTGTGCTTCATGATCCCGTTGCGGCGCCAGCTGATTGTGAAAGAACACGGCAACCTTCTTTATCCTGAAGGCACGGCCTGCGCCGACGTGCTGATCGCCGGAGATAAAGGCGGCTCCTTTGCCAGCCGCGTCTTCGCGGGGCTGGGGCTGGGCGGCGTTTACACGCTGTTTGCCAACGGCAACCTGTTTGCCGCGTGGCCGGGAACGCCCACGTACAATCCCAAGTGGTATCCGGGATCTTCCATCCGCGCTGACGTTACGTCGGAATACCTCGGCGTGGGTTACATCATCGGGCCGCGAATCGCTGGAATCATTTTTGCCGGCGGCGTGTTCGCGTGGATGGTAGTCATGCCGACCATCAAGTTCTTCGGTTCGCACGTCACGGGCCCCATCTACCCCAGTACGATTCCCATCGCGGACATGACGCCGGATTTGCTGTGGGCGCGTTATATACGGCCGATGGGCGCCGGAGCCGTGGCCGCTGCGGGCCTTATTACTCTGCTCAAGACGTTGCCCACGATTGTGGCCGCGCTTCGCGCCGGCGCCAAGGACCTGGCGGCCGGATCCGCAGGCGCCGCCGGACAACGCCGCACGGAGCGCGACCTCAGCCTGAAATGGGCGTTGATCGGTGCTGCCGTGCTGATGCTGCTGATGTGGGCCATGCTCACTTTTAAGCCGGTGCCGGGCGCACAGACTTCGGTTCTGAACAACTTGCTGGCCGCCGTTCTGGTCGTGGTGTTCGGTTTCCTCTTTGTAACGGTTTCTTCGCGCATCACCGGGTTGATTGGAACTTCTTCCAATCCGATTTCCGGCATGGCGATTGCCACTTTAATGGCTACCTGCGCCATGTTCCTCGTCATGGGTTGGACGGCCCCTGCATTCTTCGCGCTGGCGATCAGCATCGGCGGCGTGGTGTGTATAGCGTCAGCGAATGCAGGTAATACGTCACAGGATTTGAAGACCGGATTTCTAGTGGGCGCGACCCCCGCCAAACAACAGCTCGCACTCATCATCGGCGTGGCGGTCTCCGTGGCCGCGATAGGCTTTACGCTGATCGGTATGGACAAAACGCTCGAAGAATTCCAGGCGGCGAATATCGAAGTGAACATAAGCAGCCTGCCCCAAGGCGTTTCCCTGGACACGACCAAGTTTGAGCGCACTAAGGTGCCCATCACCGACGCAGATGGAAAGTTGACGGGGAAGGAAATGTCAGTTCAAGGCATGCAGGTACTCAATGCGTTGAACTCAACCACGGTGCCGGACGGCAGCTACTTCTACAATCCTCAGTCAGGCAAGATTGAAATCCAGTGGGTGCACGGCATCGGCAGCCGGAAAGCCGCCGCGCCGCAGGCCCGTCTCATGGCCACGGTGATCAACGGCATTCTTACCCGCAAGCTGCCCTGGGGCCTGATTCTGCTGGGAGTTTTCCTGGTGATCGCCGTGGAGATTCTCGGGATCCGGTCGCTCTCCTTCGCGGTGGGCTTCTATATCCCGATTTCCACCACGCTGGCCATCTTCTGCGGCGGCCTGGTGCGCTGGCTGGTGGACCGCGCCGCCAAGAAAGCCGGCGAAAAGGCCGAAGATAGTGACGTCAGCCCCGGTTCCCTCTATGCCAGCGGACTTATCGCCGCCGGCGGAGTCGTTGGTTTGCTGGGCATTGCCGTCAAATACATGGCCATCAAGAAGTGGATTCCAGATGGCGTGCTGGCCTTCACCAATTTCATGCCCGCGCTGGCGGACGCGCAATGGCTCGCGGCGCTCATGTTTGCCGTGCTTATGTTCTCTCTCTACTACTTTGCCCGCAAGCCACTGGAAGGCGAGAAGAAGTAG
- a CDS encoding MGMT family protein: MQSAIRAAILKIPRGKVSTYGAIARAAGYPRAARQVVWALQQSHGLPWHRVVAAGGRIALPGEFAFEQRLRLEAEGVKFAGKKVRMKEYEFVFAKAAQREKHPAKSLTRRSKPKKRANRRRRST, translated from the coding sequence ATGCAGAGCGCCATCCGGGCAGCGATCCTGAAAATCCCGCGCGGCAAGGTGTCCACCTACGGAGCCATCGCCCGCGCGGCGGGCTATCCCCGAGCCGCGCGCCAGGTGGTGTGGGCGCTACAGCAGTCGCATGGTTTGCCATGGCACCGCGTGGTGGCCGCCGGAGGGCGCATCGCCCTGCCTGGTGAATTCGCGTTTGAACAGCGGCTGCGCCTGGAAGCCGAAGGCGTCAAGTTCGCGGGCAAGAAAGTCAGGATGAAAGAGTACGAGTTTGTGTTCGCCAAAGCCGCACAGCGCGAGAAGCATCCGGCCAAGAGCTTGACTAGGCGGTCTAAACCCAAAAAACGTGCGAATCGAAGGAGACGCTCAACGTAG
- a CDS encoding nucleoside deaminase gives MVAEDPFLRAAIEEARRGRQEGGIPIGSVIVHRNVIIGRGHNRRVQKGSAILHGEMDALENTGRQPASVYRECTLYTTLSPCSMCSGAILLYGIPRVVIGENHTFMGEEDLLRFRGVSVQVLQNAECIGLMEEFIRTNPGLWNEDIGQESVDSSR, from the coding sequence ATGGTTGCTGAAGATCCATTTCTGCGAGCCGCGATCGAGGAAGCCCGCCGGGGACGGCAGGAAGGCGGCATTCCCATCGGCTCGGTCATCGTGCACCGTAATGTCATCATCGGCCGCGGCCACAATCGCCGCGTGCAGAAGGGCAGCGCGATTCTGCATGGCGAAATGGACGCCCTGGAGAACACCGGACGACAGCCGGCTTCTGTGTACCGCGAGTGCACGCTCTACACCACCTTGTCGCCTTGCTCCATGTGTTCCGGGGCGATTCTCCTCTACGGAATTCCTCGCGTGGTCATCGGTGAGAACCACACGTTCATGGGCGAAGAGGATCTTCTGCGCTTCCGCGGCGTGTCAGTCCAAGTCCTGCAAAACGCCGAATGCATCGGATTGATGGAGGAATTCATCCGCACCAATCCAGGCTTATGGAACGAGGACATTGGCCAGGAAAGCGTGGATTCTTCGCGATGA
- a CDS encoding HNH endonuclease, with amino-acid sequence MQTPVLVLNASYEPINICAARRAIVLVLKGLAMPEEENPNSLHAARITMRVPSVIRLLEYRRIPHQTRALSRKNILLRDRNTCQYCGVVLSSSDLTLDHVVPRSRGGSSTWENLVACCHPCNRRKGNHLLGETDMRLFKEPRPFTLHTSRHIMRMIGRSDIKWRKYLFY; translated from the coding sequence ATGCAGACGCCGGTGCTGGTGCTGAACGCTTCTTACGAGCCCATCAACATCTGCGCCGCCCGCCGGGCCATTGTTCTGGTGCTCAAGGGCCTGGCCATGCCGGAAGAGGAGAACCCCAACAGCCTGCATGCCGCGCGCATCACCATGCGTGTGCCTTCGGTGATCCGCCTGCTCGAGTACCGCCGCATTCCACACCAGACCCGCGCCCTCTCGCGCAAGAACATCCTGCTGCGCGACCGCAATACCTGCCAGTACTGCGGCGTGGTGCTCTCCTCCAGCGACCTCACGCTGGACCACGTGGTCCCGCGTTCGCGCGGCGGTTCGTCTACCTGGGAGAACCTGGTGGCCTGCTGCCACCCGTGCAATCGCCGCAAAGGCAACCACCTGCTGGGCGAAACCGACATGCGCCTGTTCAAGGAGCCGCGCCCGTTCACCTTGCACACCAGCCGCCACATCATGCGGATGATCGGACGCTCGGACATCAAGTGGAGAAAGTACCTTTTTTACTAA
- the mgtE gene encoding magnesium transporter, with product MTETLAPLPLIRQLIQTQSLDKLRQELSEIHVSDIADMIIELPPEQEAVIFRVLPKEQASAVFAYLPLDAQEQMIHSLSRSDMVALVENMPPDDRTRLFEELPAEVTRRLLESLSPEELKHARVLLGYPENSAGRFMTPEYVTVDPQMTAAQALEHIRKTGRGKETLNIVYIVDETGKLVEDLRLGSLVLADPATKVRDIEDPPLVKVKATDDRETVLQIFEKYDRIALPVTDDAGKMLGIITIDDVLDVAEARDTEDFQKIGGSEALDAPYTQVSTLTLVRKRGGWLSALFLGEMLTATAMGYFEGEIAKAVVLALFVPLIISSGGNSGSQASSLIIRALALQELRLRDWFRVFRRELLSGVILGTLLGAIGFLRIALWERFHLYNYGPHYWLVAFTVWASLIGVVTFGTLAGAMLPFVLRRLGFDPATSSAPFVATLVDVSGLVIYFTVALVILRGTVL from the coding sequence ATGACTGAAACCCTTGCTCCTTTGCCATTAATCCGCCAGCTGATTCAAACCCAGAGCTTGGACAAGCTTCGCCAGGAACTTTCAGAGATCCACGTCTCTGACATCGCGGACATGATCATTGAGCTGCCGCCGGAACAGGAAGCCGTGATCTTTCGCGTCCTGCCGAAAGAGCAGGCCAGCGCGGTCTTTGCCTATCTGCCGCTGGACGCCCAAGAGCAGATGATTCACTCGCTTTCCCGCAGCGACATGGTTGCGCTGGTGGAAAACATGCCTCCGGACGACCGCACGCGCCTCTTCGAAGAGTTGCCTGCGGAAGTGACGCGACGGCTGCTGGAATCGCTGTCTCCGGAAGAACTGAAACACGCGCGCGTGCTGCTGGGATATCCGGAAAACAGCGCTGGCCGCTTCATGACGCCGGAGTACGTCACCGTGGACCCGCAGATGACTGCCGCCCAGGCGCTGGAGCATATTCGCAAGACCGGCCGCGGCAAAGAGACGCTCAATATTGTTTACATCGTGGATGAAACCGGGAAGCTGGTGGAAGACCTTCGCCTGGGCTCCCTGGTGCTTGCCGATCCTGCAACCAAAGTGCGCGACATCGAAGACCCTCCGCTGGTCAAGGTCAAAGCCACTGACGACCGCGAAACCGTCCTTCAGATTTTTGAAAAGTATGACCGCATCGCCCTTCCCGTCACTGACGATGCCGGCAAAATGCTGGGCATCATCACCATTGACGACGTGCTGGACGTGGCCGAAGCGCGCGACACGGAAGACTTCCAGAAGATCGGCGGTTCGGAAGCCCTGGACGCACCTTACACGCAAGTGAGCACCTTGACCCTGGTGCGCAAGCGCGGCGGTTGGCTCTCCGCGCTTTTTCTGGGCGAGATGCTCACCGCCACCGCCATGGGCTACTTTGAAGGCGAGATCGCCAAGGCCGTGGTGCTGGCGCTGTTCGTCCCGCTCATTATCAGCAGCGGCGGCAACTCCGGCTCGCAGGCTTCGTCGCTCATCATCCGCGCGCTGGCGCTGCAGGAGCTGCGTCTGCGCGATTGGTTCCGGGTCTTCCGCCGCGAGTTGCTGTCAGGAGTAATCCTGGGGACCTTGCTGGGCGCGATTGGCTTTCTGCGCATCGCCCTGTGGGAGCGTTTTCATCTCTACAATTACGGTCCGCACTATTGGCTGGTGGCGTTTACGGTGTGGGCCAGCCTGATCGGCGTCGTCACCTTTGGGACGCTCGCCGGAGCCATGCTGCCGTTCGTCCTACGCCGCCTGGGTTTTGATCCGGCTACCAGCTCTGCGCCGTTTGTGGCGACTCTGGTGGATGTAAGCGGACTGGTGATCTACTTCACCGTGGCGTTAGTGATTTTGAGAGGGACGGTGTTGTAG
- a CDS encoding insulinase family protein, with amino-acid sequence MRRMLISLLLILAAAGAALAQAPSSSLKLPPYKKVKLKNGMTLLLVERHTVPLIGFHAIVKAGAVADASGKDGTSSMTANLLRKGTKTRTADQFTNELDFIGGQFDAGSSADNTTVSAQFVKKDIAKGLDLFADALMNPIFPQDEFTKLQKQRLDGLKSAKDQAQAVIGNYFNAYFYGSHPYARPSNGDEKSMAALTRDDVVKFYQSFYAPGNIILAVAGDFNTPEMEKLLAQKFEMWPARQAPSVALPSTTGFTGKKLLLIDKPDSTQTYFRIGNLGVARTNADRVYLRVVNTLFGGRFTSMINTELRIKTGLTYGASAFFDERKVPGAFEIATYTKNATTVEAIDKTLDVLKQLHEKGVTEEQLTSAKKYIQGQFPPSLETAGQLAGVLADLEFYGLDEHEINDLYAKINAMTLADAQRVIKQYYPMDNLVFVLIGKSSEIGDAVKKYAPKVDTLKISDPGYGNK; translated from the coding sequence ATGAGACGAATGTTGATTTCGCTGCTGTTGATTCTTGCCGCTGCGGGCGCGGCGCTGGCCCAGGCTCCCAGTTCTTCGCTCAAGCTGCCGCCTTATAAAAAGGTGAAGCTGAAGAACGGCATGACGCTCCTGCTGGTGGAGCGGCATACGGTGCCGCTCATCGGTTTCCACGCGATTGTGAAGGCCGGCGCGGTGGCGGATGCATCCGGCAAGGACGGTACCTCGTCCATGACGGCCAACCTGCTGCGCAAGGGGACCAAGACGCGCACGGCGGACCAGTTCACCAACGAGCTGGATTTCATCGGCGGGCAATTCGATGCCGGATCATCTGCCGACAACACCACCGTGTCAGCGCAGTTTGTGAAGAAAGACATCGCCAAAGGCCTGGACCTGTTTGCTGATGCGCTGATGAATCCCATCTTCCCGCAAGATGAATTCACCAAGCTGCAGAAACAGAGGCTGGATGGATTGAAGTCAGCCAAGGACCAGGCGCAGGCGGTAATCGGCAACTACTTCAATGCCTATTTTTATGGCAGCCACCCGTACGCGCGTCCCAGCAATGGCGATGAAAAATCCATGGCAGCGCTCACCCGCGATGATGTGGTCAAGTTTTACCAGTCGTTCTACGCGCCGGGAAACATCATCCTGGCGGTGGCCGGAGACTTCAATACGCCGGAAATGGAAAAGCTGCTGGCGCAGAAGTTTGAAATGTGGCCGGCGCGGCAGGCGCCCTCCGTCGCGTTGCCCTCGACGACGGGCTTTACCGGCAAGAAACTCTTGCTCATAGACAAGCCGGATTCCACGCAGACGTATTTCCGCATCGGCAACCTGGGCGTCGCGCGCACCAACGCTGATCGCGTCTACCTGCGCGTGGTGAACACGCTGTTCGGCGGCCGCTTCACTTCCATGATCAACACGGAACTGCGCATCAAGACCGGACTCACCTACGGCGCCAGCGCTTTCTTTGACGAGCGCAAGGTCCCCGGCGCGTTTGAGATTGCCACCTACACCAAGAACGCCACCACGGTCGAGGCCATTGACAAGACGCTGGACGTCCTCAAGCAGCTGCACGAAAAAGGCGTGACCGAGGAGCAACTCACGTCGGCGAAGAAGTACATCCAGGGCCAGTTTCCGCCCAGCCTGGAAACCGCCGGGCAACTGGCCGGCGTGCTGGCCGACCTGGAGTTCTACGGCCTGGACGAGCATGAGATCAACGATCTCTACGCCAAGATCAACGCTATGACCCTGGCCGACGCGCAGCGCGTGATCAAGCAGTATTACCCCATGGACAACCTGGTGTTCGTGCTGATCGGCAAGTCGAGTGAGATCGGCGACGCGGTGAAGAAATACGCGCCCAAAGTGGACACGCTGAAGATTTCTGATCCGGGGTATGGGAACAAGTAA